A stretch of the Melitaea cinxia chromosome 14, ilMelCinx1.1, whole genome shotgun sequence genome encodes the following:
- the LOC123659584 gene encoding translin-associated protein X has protein sequence MSGKGKYRGNRQRHSHTTLSHVAKETATSLPADSPVLAMFKDAALKLNDRQDRHERLVKLSRDITIESKRIIFLLHSVITEESAEKAVKEANERLQKLIKGPIKSVGLELENIPAYLHSRAVTAGLQEFIEARTFCSLMESKVIITWPEVQKEFQYVVKNGDEDDRTVTTLLPQTDYMLGIADLTGELMRKAINSISSGDSQECFHACQVVRDLYTGYLGLFGMGKELARKMTTTRNNVAKVEAAVYALRVRGGEAPPLLLLPAKPEWEVMEHSDDEGFY, from the exons ATGTCTGGAAAAg GTAAATACCGGGGTAACCGGCAGAGGCATAGCCACACAACATTGTCTCATGTGGCTAAAGAAACGGCGACATCTCTACCCGCAGACAGTCCGGTGCTGGCTATGTTTAAAGACGCAGCTTTGAAGTTGAATGATCGTCAAGATAGACACGAAAGACTCGTTAAACTCTCGAGGGATATAACTATAGAGAGCAAGAGGATCATATTTCTTTTACATTCTGTTATTAC TGAAGAATCTGCAGAAAAAGCTGTTAAAGAAGCTAATGAACGTCTACAAAAGCTTATTAAAGGGCCAATAAAGAGTGTCGGTTTGGAACTTGAAAATATTCCAGCTTACTTGCATTCTAGAGCTGTAACTGCAGGTCTACAAGAATTCATTGAAGCCAGGACATTTTGCTCCTTGATGGAGAGCAAGGTTATCATAACCTGGCCGGAAGTACAAAAGGAATTCCAGTATGTAGTGAAAAATGGGGATGAAGATGACAGGACGGTGACCACTTTGTTACCACAAACAGACTATATGCTGGGTATTGCTGATCTCACTGGTGAATTGATGCGGAAAGCAATAAACTCAATATCCAGCGGTGACAGTCAGGAATGCTTCCACGCTTGTCAAGTTGTGAGGGATCTTTATACAGGATatttag GACTCTTCGGCATGGGTAAGGAGCTAGCTCGTAAAATGACCACAACACGTAATAACGTTGCTAAAGTAGAAGCAGCCGTGTATGCGTTACGTGTGAGGGGTGGGGAGGCCCCACCATTGTTGTTGCTACCGGCCAAACCTGAGTGGGAAGTGATGGagcactctgacgatgaaggaTTTTATTAA
- the LOC123659997 gene encoding actin-related protein 2/3 complex subunit 1A-B, with amino-acid sequence MSQTLTFGDSCAPITCHAWNKDRNQIAFSPNNNEVHIYQKDGSEWKQTDNLVEHDMRVMGIDWAPNTNRIVTCSVDRNAYVWTQGDDGKWTTTLVLLRINRAATCVKWSPNENKFAVGSGARLISICYFEKENNWWVSKHIKKPIRSTVTTVDWHPNNILLVAGSTDFKVRVFSAYIKDIEDQPGPNVWGSKLPLGQLLAEFPSTGSGWVHSVSFSADGNKVAWVGHDSSINIADATQGKAVIKLKTEYLPFLGCIWVSNNSLIVAGHSCIPLLYCHEGDNIKFVAKLDNTQRKESGGLSAMKKFQSLDRQARIETSDTYLDSIHQNAITCINLYKGTKADVIKFSTSGLDGQLVIWDTKNV; translated from the exons ATGTCGCAAACCCTAACGTTCGGTGATTCATGCGCCCCGATAACTTGCCATGCGTGGAATAAGGACAGAAAtc AAATTGCTTTCTCACCTAACAACAATGAAGTCCATATTTATCAGAAGGACGGAAGCGAGTGGAAACAAACTGACAATCTTGTTGAACACGACATGAGAGTGATGGGTATAGATTGGGCTCCCAACACGAATCGAATCGTCACTTGTTCTGTTGACCGTAATGCCTATGTTTGGACTCAAGGAGATGACGGAAAGTGGACAACTACTCTCGTTTTGTTGCGCATTAACCGAGCCGCTACTTGTGTAAAATGGTCACCCAATGAAAACAAGTTTGCGGTTGGTTCAGGAGCCCGTCTTATCTCAATTTGTTACTTTGAGAAGGAAAATAATTGGTGGGTGTCTAAGCACATTAAGAAACCTATTAGGTCCACTGTGACCACTGTAGACTGGCACCCTAATAATATTCTTCTTGTGGCTGGATCTACTGATTTTAAGGTCAGGGTGTTCTCTGCCTATATTAAAGACATTGAGGACCAACCTGGACCTAATGTTTGGGGATCAAAACTTCCTTTGGGGCAGTTGTTAGCGGAGTTCCCTTCAACTGGAAGTGGTTGGGTACATAGCGTATCATTTTCTGCTGATGGTAATAAAGTAGCCTGGGTTGGACATGATAGCTCAATTAATATTGCTGATGCCACTCAAGGCAAAGCTGTAATTAAACTAAAGACTGAATATTTGCCATTCTTGGGGTGCATTTGGGTATCCAACAATTCTCTCATTGTAGCAGGACACAGTTGCATTCCATTACTTTACTGCCACGAGGGTGATAATATTAAGTTTGTTGCCAAATTAGACAATACTCAGAGGAAAGAGTCTGGAGGCTTGTCGGCTATGAAGAAGTTCCAGTCGTTAGATCGTCAAGCTCGTATTGAGACAAGTGACACATACTTGGATTCCATCCACCAGAATGCTATAACATGTATCAATCTTTATAAAGGAACAAAAGCTGATGTCATCAAATTCAGTACTTCAGGTCTCGATGGTCAACTAGTCATTTGGGACACCAAGAACGTTTAA